In Fibrobacter sp. UWB15, the following proteins share a genomic window:
- a CDS encoding AgmX/PglI C-terminal domain-containing protein — protein MTAVIQTPDSFIASLLPDSDKKMVRIAGVSLLVAILLCFWATTYEVLIDDSIFVDPPTTEITATMNIIDKKEEKKPDKKPERKPKDIQSKRPGTGGKPVGRGNPRAPLNRGVIHALEAQTANASAAAYDLIRQSFAKDIDKVLKNTNGLQVTGKTKIGEVRGKISDGFNQGMFAGGSGGIGDDISNLVSGSAGAISTKAMGNIKAPKETDIEWGSGPSSRSAADIMKVVRQRTPGLRHVYNKYLKKKPGFQGKVTLKFTIAPGGEIISMSLVSSTTDYSEFDNEIKKSVGRWTFSKVKSGNTTVTIPFTFSE, from the coding sequence ATGACAGCAGTAATCCAAACACCGGATTCGTTCATCGCGTCCCTGTTGCCGGATTCCGACAAAAAGATGGTGCGCATTGCAGGCGTATCGCTTCTTGTCGCGATTCTTCTGTGCTTCTGGGCAACGACGTACGAGGTGCTGATTGACGATTCCATTTTTGTGGATCCGCCAACCACCGAAATCACAGCAACCATGAACATCATCGACAAAAAGGAGGAAAAAAAGCCCGACAAGAAACCAGAACGAAAACCGAAAGATATCCAAAGTAAAAGGCCTGGCACTGGCGGGAAACCCGTAGGGCGTGGTAATCCTCGAGCCCCGCTCAATCGTGGCGTGATTCATGCGCTAGAGGCACAGACTGCAAATGCTTCGGCTGCCGCTTACGATTTGATCAGGCAAAGTTTTGCCAAGGATATCGACAAGGTTCTCAAGAATACGAATGGCTTGCAGGTCACGGGTAAAACAAAGATTGGTGAAGTCCGTGGAAAAATTTCAGACGGATTTAACCAAGGCATGTTTGCCGGTGGCAGCGGCGGTATCGGCGACGATATCTCGAACCTGGTCAGTGGCTCTGCTGGAGCTATATCGACCAAGGCTATGGGAAATATAAAGGCTCCCAAGGAAACGGATATCGAGTGGGGCTCCGGCCCGTCATCCCGTTCCGCTGCAGATATCATGAAGGTTGTCCGTCAGCGTACTCCTGGACTTCGGCATGTCTACAATAAATACCTCAAAAAGAAGCCGGGGTTCCAAGGAAAGGTAACGCTCAAGTTCACGATTGCTCCGGGTGGCGAAATCATCAGTATGTCGCTGGTGTCGTCCACGACGGATTACAGCGAATTCGACAATGAAATCAAGAAATCAGTCGGTCGCTGGACATTCAGCAAGGTGAAATCGGGCAATACCACGGTGACCATACCCTTCACGTTCTCGGAATAG
- a CDS encoding aminopeptidase — MTDPRVTKLAENLINNAIALKQGENILIETTDTPDEVSTELVKAVAKVGGNAFVHNYRGRVRREMIKSATIEQMQLQADLAMAEMQKMQAYIAIRGADNALENCDIDGRQMLNYRKINEDVLNYRVNKTRWCVLRWPNPSMAQGAKMSSEAFEDFYFEACLADYPKMAKAAQNLVDLMNRTDKVRLVANGTDLTFSIKDIPAIPCCGNMNIPDGEVYTAPVRNSVNGVIHYNTPTLYDGKYFSNIRLEFKDGKIVNATCESGDNVALNALFDTDEGGRYVGEFAIGFNPFVNAPMCDILFDEKIAGSIHFTPGRCYEEAPNGNISAIHWDLVLIMRPEYGGGEIWFDDKLIRKDGLFVIDELKCLNPDQLGK, encoded by the coding sequence ATGACAGATCCTCGCGTTACAAAGCTAGCTGAAAATTTGATTAACAATGCCATTGCACTTAAGCAGGGCGAAAACATCCTTATCGAAACGACCGACACTCCTGACGAAGTCTCGACAGAACTCGTGAAGGCTGTTGCCAAGGTGGGCGGAAACGCTTTCGTGCATAATTACCGCGGCCGTGTCCGTCGCGAAATGATCAAGTCGGCGACCATCGAACAGATGCAGCTTCAGGCAGACCTCGCTATGGCCGAAATGCAGAAGATGCAGGCCTACATCGCCATTCGCGGCGCCGATAACGCTCTCGAAAATTGCGATATCGATGGCCGCCAGATGCTCAACTACCGCAAGATCAACGAAGACGTGCTTAACTACCGCGTGAATAAGACGCGTTGGTGCGTGCTCCGCTGGCCGAACCCCTCGATGGCGCAAGGTGCCAAGATGAGTTCCGAGGCGTTCGAAGACTTCTACTTCGAAGCCTGCCTTGCCGACTATCCGAAGATGGCCAAGGCCGCCCAGAATCTCGTGGACCTCATGAACCGTACCGACAAGGTGCGCCTTGTGGCAAACGGAACCGATTTGACCTTCAGCATCAAGGACATTCCTGCGATTCCGTGCTGCGGCAACATGAACATCCCCGACGGCGAAGTCTATACCGCCCCGGTGCGTAACAGCGTGAACGGCGTGATTCACTACAATACGCCGACGCTTTACGATGGCAAGTATTTCAGCAATATTCGCCTCGAATTCAAGGACGGCAAGATTGTAAACGCCACTTGCGAATCCGGTGACAACGTGGCCCTGAACGCGCTCTTCGATACCGACGAAGGCGGCCGCTATGTGGGCGAGTTCGCTATCGGCTTCAACCCGTTTGTGAATGCTCCCATGTGCGATATCCTCTTCGACGAAAAGATTGCTGGCTCCATCCACTTTACGCCGGGCCGCTGCTACGAAGAAGCCCCGAACGGCAACATCAGCGCTATCCACTGGGATCTGGTGCTCATCATGCGTCCGGAATACGGTGGCGGCGAAATCTGGTTCGATGACAAGCTCATCCGCAAGGACGGCCTGTTCGTTATAGATGAACTCAAGTGCCTGAACCCGGACCAACTGGGAAAATAG
- a CDS encoding GLUG motif-containing protein: MLKKLSIFLGALLAVPCLATNGKMAGAGTAESPWQVADYEDLKAVGIGDYSMNGHYVLTADIDASASRNETSAVDSTAGFQPIGIAYYGTEQSYFGGVFDGADHTISNLYSMSTDTRSTAMFMAVGPNGVVKNLKMSDCFISVKFVWAAGSVAVMNFGLIENVELKRDTVRAPVSTGGVVGINENGIIQDVDFSGVVYGINDRVSVGGIVGSNTGTKSVIRNVKVDADMRSTYYGQKLGLVAGDNEGLIVSAEINGILEHGNRYLGGVTGYNTGTIDSCVSHGSIYSMNDNSAGLVGYNSGTIKNSSVDADTVFGEYRGAAGFVGTNDTTGVIENGFAKTNVHSDSSSGFVVHNAGIIKNSRMEGTVSADSFPGRLVSGFALNNVGTILNSYSKANVDAFNNLAGFVFRNSGKIDSCYATGHVNNGNKGSGDTYGGFVGQNDSTGIISNSFASGEVVGGMHAGGFVGVNKGKILNCYATGDVHSYSVFGGFVGVNKGNIYYCYATGSLEKITGYDVSYTAGGFVGSNEGQINNAYATGNVTSEYTGAGFVSSNSGTILNAYATGKVSGKVEPAGFVGTNRKNIENVFFAGKTVASGAELYGAGCFVAGNDGSVKNALYNKDGCGFGTDSTVDGVAFTEMKNASLYKNWTDFDKYWTLNDTLSFPHLVFTTGVLPEIIEDGPPIEIAKPNVVAVKGANGLKLYGNRRNLQAMVTLSRSGMTNVKVYNLKGVLQKVVSLGKMSEGVHQVNLSGAVDARGVALIVLEQNGKALSRTLLR; this comes from the coding sequence ATGTTGAAAAAACTCTCCATTTTTTTGGGGGCCTTGCTGGCTGTACCATGCTTGGCTACAAATGGTAAAATGGCTGGTGCGGGAACCGCCGAAAGTCCATGGCAGGTCGCCGATTACGAAGACCTTAAGGCTGTAGGTATTGGTGACTACAGCATGAACGGTCATTATGTGTTGACTGCCGATATCGATGCGTCTGCTTCCCGGAACGAGACGAGTGCAGTCGATTCTACTGCCGGATTCCAGCCGATAGGCATAGCGTACTATGGAACAGAGCAGTCTTATTTTGGCGGCGTATTTGACGGCGCGGATCATACCATATCGAATCTTTATTCGATGTCGACGGATACTCGTTCAACGGCCATGTTTATGGCTGTAGGCCCTAATGGTGTTGTCAAGAATCTGAAAATGTCCGATTGCTTTATTTCGGTAAAGTTTGTCTGGGCAGCTGGCTCTGTGGCCGTAATGAATTTTGGCTTGATTGAAAATGTTGAGCTCAAGCGTGATACGGTGCGCGCCCCGGTTAGTACGGGTGGTGTTGTGGGTATTAATGAAAACGGCATCATTCAAGATGTAGACTTTAGTGGCGTCGTTTATGGCATTAATGATCGTGTAAGTGTCGGCGGTATTGTCGGTAGCAATACCGGAACAAAATCGGTTATTCGTAACGTGAAAGTCGATGCCGACATGCGGTCTACTTATTACGGACAAAAACTTGGTTTAGTTGCCGGTGACAATGAAGGCCTAATTGTTTCTGCTGAAATCAATGGAATTCTTGAACATGGAAACCGTTATCTGGGCGGTGTGACCGGATATAATACGGGAACGATTGATTCGTGTGTTTCTCATGGTTCAATTTATTCGATGAATGACAATTCGGCTGGCCTGGTTGGGTATAATAGCGGAACCATCAAGAATTCCAGTGTCGATGCCGATACTGTTTTTGGTGAATACCGTGGTGCGGCTGGTTTTGTTGGAACGAACGATACGACTGGGGTCATCGAAAACGGCTTTGCCAAGACGAATGTTCATTCCGATAGTTCTAGCGGTTTCGTTGTTCACAATGCTGGTATCATCAAGAATTCCCGTATGGAAGGCACGGTTTCTGCCGATTCATTCCCTGGGAGACTTGTGTCTGGTTTCGCTTTGAACAACGTCGGCACTATATTGAATTCGTATTCGAAAGCAAATGTTGATGCGTTCAACAATTTGGCAGGATTTGTATTCCGCAATAGCGGCAAAATCGATAGTTGCTATGCGACGGGCCATGTGAATAACGGTAATAAGGGATCCGGTGATACTTATGGTGGCTTTGTCGGTCAAAATGACTCTACCGGTATTATTTCGAATAGTTTCGCAAGCGGGGAAGTCGTTGGTGGCATGCATGCTGGCGGCTTTGTGGGAGTAAATAAAGGAAAAATTCTCAATTGCTATGCGACGGGTGATGTGCATTCGTATTCTGTTTTTGGCGGCTTTGTCGGCGTGAACAAGGGCAATATCTACTATTGCTATGCGACTGGATCTCTTGAAAAAATCACAGGTTATGATGTGTCGTATACGGCGGGCGGCTTTGTCGGTTCCAATGAAGGTCAAATCAATAATGCCTACGCTACGGGAAATGTCACCAGTGAATACACAGGCGCTGGTTTCGTTTCGAGTAACAGTGGAACCATTTTGAATGCCTATGCTACGGGAAAGGTTTCTGGTAAGGTTGAACCTGCTGGATTTGTCGGTACGAATAGAAAGAATATTGAAAACGTATTCTTTGCTGGAAAGACTGTTGCAAGCGGCGCTGAACTTTATGGTGCCGGCTGCTTTGTGGCAGGAAACGACGGATCTGTAAAAAATGCCCTTTACAATAAGGATGGCTGCGGGTTTGGAACGGATTCAACGGTAGACGGCGTTGCGTTTACTGAAATGAAGAATGCGTCTCTATACAAGAACTGGACTGATTTCGACAAGTATTGGACTTTGAACGATACGCTCTCCTTCCCGCACCTTGTGTTTACGACAGGAGTGCTTCCCGAAATTATCGAAGATGGTCCTCCGATTGAAATTGCGAAGCCGAACGTGGTAGCCGTGAAGGGCGCTAATGGCCTTAAACTATATGGAAACCGCCGAAACCTGCAAGCTATGGTAACGCTTTCCCGTTCGGGAATGACGAACGTCAAGGTGTATAATTTGAAGGGGGTGTTGCAGAAGGTTGTTTCGCTTGGCAAAATGAGCGAAGGCGTGCATCAAGTGAATTTGAGTGGTGCCGTAGATGCTCGAGGCGTTGCGTTGATTGTTCTGGAACAGAACGGCAAGGCTCTGTCGAGGACGCT